Proteins encoded within one genomic window of Amycolatopsis sp. 2-15:
- a CDS encoding ABC transporter ATP-binding protein, protein MTITLPSGRTEFTGTAAVRLDGVGKAFGPAGRAVVALDGVDLAVAPGEFVCLLGASGCGKSTLLNLVAGLDAPSAGEITLNTSRPAVMFQEAALMPWLTAARNVELPLRLAGFGRTERRRKAAELLDLVRLSGVGGKRPHELSGGMRQRVALARALAATHRVGGDAEQALLLMDEPFAALDAITRDVLQGELLRVWGSTGTSVLFVTHDVREAVRLGQRVVLLSSRPGRVVREWTDVPLADTEELTEEITGHLRKVISTHAAA, encoded by the coding sequence ATGACGATCACTCTCCCCAGCGGACGGACCGAGTTCACCGGCACGGCCGCGGTGCGGCTCGATGGCGTCGGCAAGGCGTTCGGCCCCGCCGGGCGCGCCGTGGTGGCGCTCGACGGCGTGGACCTGGCGGTGGCGCCGGGCGAGTTCGTGTGCCTGCTCGGTGCGTCCGGCTGTGGCAAGAGCACGCTGCTGAACCTCGTGGCCGGCCTCGACGCGCCGTCGGCGGGGGAGATCACGCTCAACACGTCACGCCCCGCGGTCATGTTCCAGGAGGCCGCGCTGATGCCGTGGCTCACGGCCGCGCGCAACGTCGAGCTCCCGCTGCGGCTGGCCGGCTTCGGCCGCACCGAGCGCCGCCGCAAGGCCGCCGAGCTGCTGGACCTGGTGCGCCTGAGCGGTGTGGGCGGGAAGCGCCCGCACGAGCTGTCCGGCGGCATGCGCCAGCGGGTCGCGCTGGCCCGCGCGCTCGCCGCCACCCACCGCGTCGGCGGCGATGCCGAGCAGGCGTTGCTGCTGATGGACGAGCCGTTCGCTGCGCTCGACGCCATCACCCGCGACGTGCTGCAGGGCGAGCTGCTGCGCGTGTGGGGGAGCACGGGCACGTCGGTGCTGTTCGTGACCCACGACGTGCGTGAGGCCGTCCGGCTGGGTCAGCGCGTGGTGCTGCTGTCGTCGCGTCCCGGCCGCGTGGTGCGCGAGTGGACCGACGTGCCGCTGGCCGACACCGAGGAGCTGACCGAGGAAATCACCGGCCACCTGCGAAAGGTGATCAGCACCCATGCCGCAGCCTGA
- a CDS encoding S-adenosylmethionine:tRNA ribosyltransferase-isomerase has protein sequence MTTRFFLPDDLLATAPPEARGLARDEVRLLTAGPDGVHHATFREVGDHLRPGDLLVVNTSGTLPAAVDAVRGDHVVGVHFSTEIDDGTWVVELRAPGGPLLDGHEGEHLTLPAGAALTLLAPHVAGQRRLWRARIDVEGGVARYLALVGRPIRYGYVPRAWPLTDYQTVFALDPGSAEMPSAARPFTPELVTQLVSRGVLFAPILLHTGVSSPEAGEPPYAERFHIPATTASLVNWVRTQGGRVVAVGTTAVRALESAVTDGAVTAASGWTSLVLGPDHPAQVVDGLVTGLHTPEASHLLLLEAVVGPDLVQRAYDAAVERRYLWHEFGDVSLLLSK, from the coding sequence GTGACCACGCGCTTCTTCTTGCCGGACGACCTGCTCGCCACCGCGCCACCCGAAGCACGCGGCCTCGCCCGCGACGAGGTCCGCCTGCTCACCGCCGGCCCGGACGGCGTCCACCACGCCACGTTCCGCGAGGTCGGCGACCACCTCCGGCCCGGTGACCTGCTCGTCGTCAACACCTCGGGGACACTCCCGGCGGCCGTCGACGCGGTGCGCGGCGACCACGTCGTCGGCGTCCACTTCTCCACGGAGATCGACGACGGCACCTGGGTCGTCGAACTCCGTGCCCCCGGCGGCCCGCTGCTCGACGGCCACGAAGGCGAGCACCTCACCCTGCCCGCCGGCGCCGCGCTCACCCTGCTCGCCCCGCACGTCGCCGGGCAGCGGCGGCTCTGGCGCGCCCGCATCGACGTCGAAGGTGGCGTCGCCCGGTACCTGGCGCTCGTGGGACGCCCCATCCGCTACGGCTACGTTCCGCGCGCCTGGCCGCTCACCGACTACCAGACCGTGTTCGCCCTCGACCCCGGCAGCGCGGAAATGCCCAGCGCCGCCCGTCCGTTCACGCCGGAACTGGTGACGCAACTGGTCTCCCGCGGCGTGCTCTTCGCGCCGATCCTCCTGCACACCGGCGTTTCGTCGCCGGAAGCGGGGGAGCCGCCGTACGCCGAGCGCTTCCACATCCCCGCCACCACGGCCTCGCTGGTCAATTGGGTGCGCACGCAGGGTGGCCGGGTCGTCGCCGTGGGGACCACCGCGGTGCGCGCGCTGGAGTCGGCCGTCACCGACGGGGCCGTCACCGCCGCGTCGGGCTGGACGTCGCTGGTGCTGGGCCCGGACCACCCGGCGCAGGTCGTCGACGGGCTCGTCACCGGCCTGCACACTCCGGAGGCCTCGCACCTGCTCCTGCTCGAGGCCGTCGTCGGCCCCGACCTGGTGCAGCGCGCCTACGACGCGGCCGTCGAACGGAGGTACCTCTGGCACGAGTTCGGCGACGTGTCGCTGCTGCTGAGCAAGTAA
- a CDS encoding alkaline phosphatase D family protein, with the protein MGQVNRRSVLLGGLAAVTAAAATTALPSWANARTAVAAPAIHDPFQLGIASGDPLPDSVVLWTRLAPAPLNADGFGGMPDATYAVDWEIANDEAFSSIVQSGSVNAVRASAHSVHIEPTGLEPAREYFYRFKSAGYISPVGRTRTAPAAGAAVNQLKYCFTSCQHWEEGWYHSYKGVVRDDPDLVLFLGDYIYEKPSGRKKAELNPRRLAVPSDTTTLALYRARHGQHKTDVDLQAAHALAPWLVVFDDHEVMNNWNSTTSPASAARKGYGFQAFYEHMPIRSTAKPNGASIQLYRQFLWGNLARFHMMDTRQFRSAQVSGTACGPYRDTSHTITGTAQEQWLLKAFETHPATWDFLGQQVFFAQRDGDGKSTTCENPDSWDGYQASRDRITQGWIDRGVPNPVVLTGDVHRHWAADLRKDYFDHTDPIVGSELVTTSVTSNSDDAAPPSAAWLANNPHIKYCKGERGYVRVTATPAQMLADFVVVSDTSVNDPAKLVIKTDKSFVVGAGSKGLQAG; encoded by the coding sequence ATGGGCCAGGTGAACCGGCGCTCGGTGCTGCTGGGCGGACTCGCCGCCGTGACCGCGGCCGCGGCGACGACCGCGCTGCCTTCGTGGGCCAACGCGCGCACCGCCGTCGCCGCCCCGGCGATCCACGACCCGTTCCAGCTCGGCATCGCCTCGGGCGACCCGTTGCCCGACAGCGTGGTGCTGTGGACGCGGCTCGCGCCCGCGCCGCTCAACGCCGACGGGTTCGGCGGCATGCCGGACGCGACGTACGCGGTGGACTGGGAGATCGCGAACGACGAGGCGTTCTCCTCGATCGTGCAAAGCGGTTCGGTGAACGCGGTGCGCGCGTCGGCGCACAGCGTGCACATCGAGCCGACGGGCCTCGAGCCGGCGCGCGAGTACTTCTACCGCTTCAAGTCCGCCGGGTACATCTCGCCGGTCGGGCGTACCCGAACGGCGCCTGCCGCGGGTGCGGCCGTGAACCAGCTGAAGTACTGCTTCACCTCCTGCCAGCACTGGGAGGAAGGCTGGTACCACTCGTACAAGGGCGTGGTGCGCGACGATCCGGACCTCGTGCTGTTCCTCGGCGACTACATCTACGAAAAGCCGTCCGGGCGCAAGAAGGCCGAGCTCAACCCGCGGCGGCTCGCGGTGCCGTCGGACACCACGACTTTGGCTCTGTACCGGGCCCGGCACGGTCAGCACAAGACCGATGTGGACCTCCAGGCCGCGCACGCGCTGGCGCCGTGGCTGGTCGTGTTCGACGACCACGAGGTGATGAACAACTGGAACTCCACCACGAGCCCGGCTTCGGCCGCCCGCAAGGGTTACGGGTTCCAGGCGTTCTACGAGCACATGCCGATCCGGTCCACGGCCAAGCCCAACGGGGCGTCGATCCAGCTGTACCGCCAGTTCCTGTGGGGCAATCTCGCGCGCTTCCACATGATGGACACGCGCCAGTTCCGCAGCGCGCAGGTCTCCGGTACGGCGTGCGGCCCGTACCGCGACACCTCGCACACGATCACCGGCACGGCACAGGAACAGTGGCTGCTCAAGGCGTTCGAGACGCACCCGGCGACGTGGGACTTCCTGGGCCAGCAGGTGTTCTTCGCCCAGCGCGACGGTGACGGCAAGTCGACGACGTGCGAGAACCCCGACTCGTGGGACGGCTACCAGGCTTCGCGCGATCGCATCACGCAAGGCTGGATCGACCGCGGGGTACCCAACCCGGTGGTGCTCACCGGCGACGTCCACCGGCACTGGGCGGCCGACCTGCGCAAGGACTACTTCGACCACACCGACCCGATCGTCGGCTCGGAGCTGGTGACCACCTCGGTCACGTCCAACAGCGACGACGCCGCGCCGCCGTCGGCCGCGTGGCTCGCGAACAACCCGCACATCAAGTACTGCAAGGGAGAACGCGGCTACGTGCGCGTGACCGCGACGCCGGCGCAGATGCTGGCCGACTTCGTGGTGGTGTCGGACACGAGCGTGAACGACCCGGCGAAGCTGGTGATCAAAACGGACAAGAGCTTCGTGGTCGGTGCCGGTTCGAAGGGACTGCAGGCCGGGTGA
- a CDS encoding S53 family peptidase — protein sequence MRRSLTVFLSLAMAGGLAAATPGLASAASAPGRADIPASHPLWANPGAKVANTAPASKLDFRVYLNLRDEAGAEAVAAGVSDPHSKSYRQYLSPQQVRDRFTASDQTVSAVKNWLSGAGFQIGDVPSNRAYVEAAGTADQVQKAFDVTLGKYAVKGQTLRAADKNLSVPATLATSVLGVVGVDQATSLLKPDHTSGADTASAKSSGPATAPPGAGFRNSGPCSDYYGQKTDTVDPAYNGKQLPYAPCGYKPAQLRSAYGLDQAAKLGADGHGTTIAIVDAFASPTIYADASTYAQRNDPAHPLTKAQFSQHVFPVNPADEGPDQCDASGWYGEETLDVEAAHGLAPGANILYVGGSDCEDLSLDTALNYVIAGHKADIVSNSYGDTGEDLPADEIKAFNQIAVQAALEGIGVYFSSGDNGDEAARLGTPSPDFAASSPWVTAVGGTSLAVDKSGKRTFETGWETGKSTLTAGAYTPSFPGAFNGGAGGGTSRVFPQPAYQKGIVPDALSTKNQTGKAKGRVVPDISAVADPNTGMLVGQTQTFPDGAYYDQYRIGGTSLASPVFAGVMAVADSLDHFHHGFINPALYQLTSRSGTIYDVKHVDAAVQRVDFANSVDASGGLLTSARTFDYPNLTIHTTKGYDDVTGLGSPNGLPFLLLV from the coding sequence GTGCGAAGAAGTCTCACCGTGTTCCTTTCGCTGGCGATGGCGGGTGGCCTCGCGGCCGCCACGCCGGGGCTGGCGTCTGCGGCATCGGCCCCGGGCCGGGCCGACATCCCCGCGTCGCACCCGCTCTGGGCGAACCCCGGGGCCAAGGTCGCGAACACCGCGCCGGCGTCCAAGCTGGACTTCCGCGTGTACCTGAACCTGCGTGACGAGGCCGGCGCCGAAGCCGTGGCGGCGGGCGTGTCCGACCCGCACTCCAAGAGCTACCGGCAGTACCTGTCGCCGCAGCAGGTGCGTGACCGCTTCACCGCATCGGACCAGACCGTGTCCGCGGTGAAGAACTGGCTGTCCGGTGCCGGGTTCCAGATCGGCGACGTGCCGTCGAACCGCGCGTACGTGGAGGCCGCCGGGACGGCGGACCAGGTGCAGAAGGCGTTCGACGTCACGCTCGGCAAGTACGCCGTGAAGGGCCAGACGCTGCGCGCGGCGGACAAGAACCTGTCCGTGCCGGCAACGCTTGCCACGTCCGTGCTGGGTGTCGTCGGCGTCGACCAGGCGACCAGCCTGCTCAAGCCGGACCACACTTCGGGTGCCGACACCGCTTCCGCCAAGTCCTCGGGGCCGGCCACCGCGCCTCCGGGTGCCGGTTTCCGCAACTCCGGCCCGTGCAGCGACTACTACGGCCAGAAGACCGACACGGTCGACCCGGCGTACAACGGCAAGCAGCTGCCGTACGCGCCGTGTGGCTACAAGCCGGCGCAGCTGCGTTCGGCCTACGGCCTCGACCAGGCGGCCAAGCTGGGCGCCGACGGCCACGGCACCACGATCGCGATCGTGGACGCCTTCGCGTCGCCGACCATCTACGCCGACGCGTCGACCTACGCCCAGCGCAACGACCCGGCACACCCGCTGACGAAGGCGCAGTTCAGCCAGCACGTCTTCCCGGTGAACCCGGCCGACGAGGGCCCGGACCAGTGCGACGCCTCGGGCTGGTACGGCGAGGAGACGCTCGACGTGGAAGCCGCCCACGGCCTCGCGCCGGGTGCGAACATCCTGTACGTCGGTGGTTCCGACTGCGAGGACCTCTCGCTCGACACCGCGCTGAACTACGTGATCGCCGGCCACAAGGCCGACATCGTGTCGAACTCCTACGGCGACACCGGCGAGGACCTGCCGGCCGACGAGATCAAGGCGTTCAACCAGATCGCCGTGCAGGCCGCGCTCGAGGGCATCGGCGTGTACTTCTCTTCCGGCGACAACGGTGACGAGGCCGCGCGCCTGGGCACGCCTTCACCGGACTTCGCGGCTTCGTCGCCGTGGGTCACCGCCGTCGGCGGCACCTCGCTGGCGGTCGACAAGTCCGGCAAGCGGACCTTCGAGACCGGCTGGGAAACCGGCAAGTCCACGCTCACCGCGGGCGCCTACACCCCGTCCTTCCCGGGTGCCTTCAACGGCGGCGCGGGCGGCGGCACCAGCCGCGTGTTCCCGCAGCCGGCGTACCAGAAGGGCATCGTGCCGGACGCGCTGTCCACGAAGAACCAGACGGGCAAGGCCAAGGGCCGCGTCGTCCCGGACATCTCCGCGGTGGCCGACCCCAACACCGGCATGCTCGTGGGCCAGACCCAGACGTTCCCCGACGGCGCCTACTACGACCAGTACCGCATCGGCGGCACCAGCCTGGCGTCCCCGGTCTTCGCCGGCGTCATGGCCGTGGCCGACAGCCTGGATCACTTCCACCACGGCTTCATCAACCCGGCGCTGTATCAGCTCACGTCCCGCAGCGGCACGATCTACGACGTGAAACACGTGGACGCCGCCGTGCAGCGCGTGGACTTCGCCAACAGCGTCGACGCGTCGGGCGGTCTCCTGACCTCCGCTCGCACGTTCGACTACCCCAACCTGACGATCCACACCACCAAGGGCTACGACGACGTCACCGGCCTGGGCTCGCCGAACGGCTTGCCGTTCCTGTTGCTCGTGTGA
- a CDS encoding ABC transporter substrate-binding protein — protein sequence MRKLPRTRLFAAALVALTAVGALAGCSRADRPETAAANVGAATEVRLGYFPNVTHAPALIGVDKGFFTQQLGKTKLTTQTFNAGPDEVNALLGNSLDMAFIGSGPAITAFSKSEGAIQLVSGAVSGGAQLVVKPGITSIDQLKGKTITTPQLGNTQDVALKKFLAGKQLSGQVTVTTMDNPKTLDAFRKGDVDGGWLPEPWSSRLVLDAGAKVLVDEKSLWPDGRFPTTVVIVRSEFLQQHPDTVRAVLKGELAAIDWAKANPADAKTVVNGALKKLAGSSLSPAVLDRAFSGIELTTDPIPEQFPQLAQDSVTAGVAKSAVALKGFADFGPLNQVLQEAKQPSVEAPALAK from the coding sequence GTGCGCAAGCTCCCGAGAACCCGCCTCTTCGCCGCCGCGCTCGTCGCGCTGACTGCGGTGGGTGCGCTCGCGGGCTGTTCGCGCGCGGATCGCCCCGAGACAGCGGCCGCAAACGTCGGCGCGGCCACGGAGGTGCGCCTCGGCTACTTCCCGAACGTCACCCACGCGCCGGCGCTGATCGGCGTCGACAAGGGTTTCTTCACCCAGCAGCTGGGCAAGACGAAGCTCACCACGCAGACGTTCAACGCCGGCCCCGACGAGGTCAACGCGCTGCTCGGCAACTCGCTCGACATGGCGTTCATCGGCTCGGGCCCGGCCATCACGGCGTTCAGCAAGTCCGAAGGCGCCATCCAGCTGGTCTCCGGCGCGGTTTCCGGTGGCGCGCAGCTCGTGGTGAAGCCGGGCATCACCAGCATCGACCAGCTCAAGGGCAAGACGATCACCACGCCGCAGCTGGGCAACACCCAGGACGTCGCGCTCAAGAAGTTCCTCGCCGGCAAGCAGCTCAGCGGCCAGGTCACCGTGACCACGATGGACAACCCGAAGACGCTCGACGCCTTCCGGAAGGGCGACGTCGACGGCGGCTGGCTGCCCGAGCCGTGGTCCTCGCGGCTGGTGCTCGACGCCGGCGCGAAGGTGCTCGTCGACGAGAAGTCGCTGTGGCCCGACGGCCGGTTCCCGACCACCGTCGTGATCGTGCGCAGCGAGTTCCTGCAGCAGCACCCCGACACCGTGCGCGCGGTGCTGAAGGGTGAGCTGGCCGCCATCGACTGGGCCAAGGCCAACCCCGCCGACGCCAAGACTGTCGTCAACGGGGCGCTCAAGAAGCTCGCCGGCAGCTCGCTGAGCCCGGCCGTGCTGGACCGCGCGTTTTCCGGCATCGAGCTGACCACGGACCCGATCCCCGAGCAGTTCCCGCAGCTGGCGCAGGACTCCGTCACCGCGGGGGTCGCGAAGTCCGCCGTGGCGCTCAAGGGGTTCGCCGACTTCGGCCCGCTCAACCAGGTTTTGCAGGAAGCGAAGCAGCCCTCCGTCGAAGCTCCCGCCCTGGCCAAGTGA
- a CDS encoding MFS transporter — MGVPAPLRERRFAAFFTARAVSLMGSAMAPVALAFAVLDSTGGAGGLGVVMAAHMVPLIGLVLVGGSVADRFPRATVVRVAHFGSGITQLGAAGVLLTGNYSLPVLVGTEFLNGVLTAFTTPALRGIVPQLVGRAELRQANSVLESARNVCKIAGPAVSGVLVAAANGGWALAADGASFLVAGVIFSALKLPPRVAHNAPGMLRGVREGWSYVRRVPWLWQIVAAFTVVNIAQTGVWQVLGPTIARGTIGEAPWGVVLSVRAAGVLVTGAVMYKIAAKRLLTLGQVCAALSAAPLVVLGTQPGFPLLAGAALLAGLGGGVANIAWTTTMQENVPDHLLSRVAAYDDFGSYLGIPLGQLSAGPLASAFGAGPVATGGGVLLATAALVPLLSPAVRKMRHTPAEAPAGS; from the coding sequence ATGGGGGTTCCCGCGCCGCTGCGTGAGCGGCGGTTCGCCGCGTTCTTCACCGCCCGGGCGGTGTCGTTGATGGGCAGTGCGATGGCGCCGGTGGCGCTGGCGTTCGCGGTGCTGGACAGCACGGGCGGCGCGGGTGGCCTGGGCGTGGTGATGGCCGCGCACATGGTGCCGCTGATCGGGCTGGTGCTGGTGGGCGGGTCCGTGGCGGACCGGTTTCCGCGGGCTACGGTGGTGCGGGTCGCGCACTTCGGGAGCGGGATCACGCAGCTGGGGGCGGCGGGGGTGCTGCTCACGGGCAACTACTCGTTACCGGTCCTCGTGGGCACCGAGTTCCTCAACGGGGTGCTCACGGCCTTCACCACGCCGGCGTTGCGCGGGATCGTGCCGCAGCTCGTCGGACGCGCGGAGCTGCGGCAGGCGAACTCGGTGCTGGAGTCCGCGCGCAACGTGTGCAAGATCGCCGGCCCGGCGGTGTCCGGGGTGCTGGTGGCGGCGGCGAACGGCGGATGGGCGCTGGCGGCCGACGGGGCGTCGTTCCTGGTGGCGGGCGTGATCTTCAGCGCCTTGAAGCTGCCGCCGCGCGTTGCGCACAACGCGCCCGGGATGCTGCGGGGCGTGCGGGAAGGCTGGTCGTACGTCCGGCGCGTGCCGTGGCTGTGGCAGATCGTCGCCGCGTTCACGGTGGTCAACATCGCGCAGACGGGCGTGTGGCAGGTGCTCGGCCCGACCATCGCGCGCGGCACGATCGGTGAAGCGCCGTGGGGAGTGGTGCTCAGCGTGCGCGCGGCAGGCGTGCTCGTGACCGGCGCGGTGATGTACAAGATCGCCGCCAAGCGGCTCCTCACACTGGGTCAGGTGTGCGCCGCGCTGTCGGCGGCGCCGCTGGTCGTGCTCGGGACACAGCCGGGGTTTCCGCTGCTCGCCGGCGCCGCCCTGCTCGCCGGGCTGGGCGGTGGCGTCGCGAACATCGCCTGGACCACCACGATGCAGGAGAACGTCCCGGACCACCTCCTCTCCCGCGTGGCCGCCTACGACGACTTCGGCTCCTACCTCGGCATCCCCCTCGGCCAGCTCTCCGCCGGCCCCCTGGCCTCCGCCTTCGGGGCGGGCCCCGTCGCCACCGGCGGCGGCGTGCTCCTCGCGACGGCGGCCTTGGTACCGCTGTTGTCACCGGCGGTGCGGAAGATGCGGCACACGCCGGCGGAGGCCCCCGCCGGGTCTTGA
- a CDS encoding SDR family NAD(P)-dependent oxidoreductase gives MPVAVITGASAGLGRALAGALVRREWTVLGTARGEAALRATAEELGFTAVPGDVTDPAHRAALAEAAGPRLDLLVNNASTLGVSPLPPLADYPLEALEAVYRTNVFAPLALTRTLLPALKTANGILVDISSDAAVEPYEGWGAYGSAKAALDHATAVLGVENPELAVYAVDPGDLRTAMHQLAFPGEDISDRPLPETAVPAFLRLFDERPPSGRYRAADLAAAVRS, from the coding sequence ATGCCAGTCGCCGTCATCACCGGCGCGTCAGCCGGTCTCGGGCGGGCCCTCGCCGGGGCCCTCGTCCGTCGCGAGTGGACAGTGCTGGGCACGGCGCGGGGTGAAGCGGCGTTGCGGGCCACGGCCGAAGAGCTCGGCTTCACCGCCGTGCCCGGCGACGTCACGGACCCCGCGCACCGCGCCGCCCTCGCCGAGGCCGCCGGGCCCCGGCTCGACCTGCTCGTGAACAACGCCAGCACTCTCGGTGTCAGCCCGCTGCCGCCGCTGGCCGACTACCCGCTCGAAGCGCTCGAAGCCGTCTACCGCACCAACGTATTCGCGCCCCTCGCACTCACTCGAACGCTGCTGCCCGCGCTGAAAACCGCGAACGGCATCCTCGTCGACATCAGCTCCGACGCCGCTGTCGAACCCTACGAGGGCTGGGGCGCCTACGGCTCCGCCAAAGCCGCGCTCGACCACGCCACCGCCGTGCTCGGCGTCGAGAACCCGGAGCTCGCCGTCTACGCCGTCGACCCCGGTGACCTGCGCACAGCCATGCACCAGCTCGCCTTCCCCGGCGAGGACATCTCCGACCGGCCGCTGCCCGAGACGGCCGTGCCCGCGTTCCTGCGCCTGTTCGACGAACGCCCGCCCAGCGGCCGCTACCGCGCCGCCGACCTGGCCGCGGCGGTGCGCTCGTGA
- a CDS encoding purine-cytosine permease family protein, translating into MSGIDADVFGGRMPSGAGDFAIETHGITPVPEANRFGRPWRLASVWFAPNLTMTAVFTGTLGSTLGLGFTTGFIVALVGTILGSLPPAYLSTWGPKTGAGQLPLARLPFGKTVVLPGLVQWLGSIAWDALVGLFGGEALAELTGLPFWLAVVLVLVLQCLLGVFGYAVIHRVQAVMSAVLVVAFVALAVKVVLDHPITFTNEATGGDFAGAVVLFSTITLSLAISWAPYAADFSRYLPVDTKPARVFWFTLLGLVASYALGEGIGLALGSALGDQTAAGVSQLVGGGAVGGLALLVIALAAVSSNAMNDYSGSLALQTVGVRLRRPVSAVVVTVLAFVLILWMHSGDLSAKFENVLLFVSYWIPPFLGVVVPDWLRRTKGGRRFEISAELGKPTRSWAALVAFLVGFAAAVPFMNTTVYTGPVAAALHGADLAYYAGFVVSLVAYLLLRAGKKVDLQ; encoded by the coding sequence ATGAGCGGGATCGACGCGGACGTCTTCGGAGGACGCATGCCGTCCGGCGCGGGCGACTTCGCCATCGAGACGCACGGCATCACGCCCGTGCCGGAGGCGAACCGGTTCGGCCGGCCGTGGCGGCTCGCGAGTGTGTGGTTCGCGCCGAACCTGACCATGACCGCCGTGTTCACGGGCACACTCGGGTCGACGCTGGGGCTGGGCTTCACGACCGGGTTCATCGTCGCGCTCGTCGGTACGATCCTCGGCTCGCTGCCGCCGGCCTACCTGTCCACGTGGGGCCCGAAGACCGGCGCGGGGCAGCTGCCGCTCGCGCGGTTGCCGTTCGGCAAGACCGTGGTGCTGCCCGGGCTCGTGCAGTGGCTCGGGAGCATTGCCTGGGACGCGCTGGTCGGATTGTTCGGCGGCGAGGCGCTGGCCGAGCTCACCGGGCTCCCGTTCTGGCTCGCCGTAGTCCTCGTGCTGGTGCTGCAATGCCTGCTCGGCGTGTTCGGCTACGCCGTGATCCACCGCGTGCAGGCCGTGATGAGCGCGGTGCTCGTGGTCGCGTTCGTGGCGCTCGCGGTCAAAGTCGTGCTGGACCACCCGATCACGTTCACGAACGAGGCGACCGGCGGTGATTTCGCGGGCGCCGTCGTGCTGTTCTCCACGATCACGCTCAGCCTCGCCATCTCGTGGGCGCCCTACGCCGCCGACTTCAGCCGCTACCTGCCCGTGGACACAAAGCCGGCTCGGGTCTTCTGGTTCACGCTGCTGGGGCTCGTCGCGTCGTACGCGCTGGGCGAGGGCATCGGCCTCGCGCTCGGCTCGGCGCTGGGCGACCAGACCGCGGCCGGCGTCTCCCAGCTGGTGGGTGGCGGAGCGGTCGGCGGACTGGCGCTGCTGGTGATCGCGCTGGCCGCGGTGTCGTCCAACGCCATGAACGACTACAGCGGCTCGCTCGCCCTCCAGACCGTGGGCGTGCGGCTGCGCCGCCCGGTGTCCGCGGTCGTGGTGACAGTGCTGGCGTTCGTGCTCATCCTCTGGATGCACAGCGGTGACCTGTCGGCGAAGTTCGAGAACGTGCTGCTGTTCGTGAGCTACTGGATCCCGCCGTTCCTGGGTGTCGTGGTGCCCGACTGGTTGCGCCGCACCAAGGGCGGCCGCAGGTTCGAAATCAGCGCTGAGCTGGGGAAACCCACCCGGTCGTGGGCCGCATTGGTGGCGTTCCTCGTGGGCTTCGCGGCGGCGGTGCCGTTCATGAACACCACCGTCTACACCGGACCCGTCGCCGCTGCCCTGCACGGCGCGGACCTGGCGTACTACGCGGGGTTCGTGGTTTCGCTGGTGGCGTACTTGCTCCTGCGCGCCGGAAAGAAGGTTGACCTCCAGTAA